Proteins encoded together in one Deltaproteobacteria bacterium window:
- a CDS encoding ribonuclease J, with product MRHDGLRVIPLGGLGEIGLNMMVLEYKDDLIVIDAGLMFPEDYMLGIDMVIPDISYLRQKRDHVSAIILTHGHEDHIGALPFVLKELKVPVYGTPFTLALVQEKLQEHKGIGKVKFRKARPREQVKIGPFQVEFIRTCHSIIDGVGLGITTPVGVLVHTGDFKIDQAPAGGDLTDLRKFAEYGEKGVLVLLSDSTNAEREGYTLSEREIGQKLEEIIRVSKGRVIVALFASNIQRIQQVMDIAAEYERKVALVGRNILTNTRIARELGYMHFPPDGVVDVKKIDKYPPEKLLLFTTGSQGEPMSALSLMAMDNHKDVRIQKGDTIILSSRFIPGNEKAITHMINHLCRRGADVIYEKISAIHVSGHGYREELRSMLNLIQPKYFIPIHGEHRHLVQHIQLAREVGMAEERLLLAEDGDVISFHNGEGKIIDRVEVGKVFVDGKEVGDVEDVVLRDRKQLSEDGMVIPVMVINERTGEVVSGPDIISRGFLFEEKKGEVLQQVKEVIKEALNGTPLESKTEEFEVEELVRRALKRFFRKEMDRRPVIIPVIIEM from the coding sequence ATGCGGCATGATGGTCTGAGAGTGATCCCTTTAGGGGGGCTGGGGGAGATCGGTCTCAACATGATGGTCTTGGAGTACAAAGACGACCTCATCGTTATCGATGCGGGCCTGATGTTCCCGGAGGATTATATGTTGGGGATCGACATGGTGATTCCCGACATCAGCTATCTCCGCCAAAAGAGGGATCATGTGAGTGCCATCATCCTCACCCATGGTCATGAAGACCATATAGGGGCCCTCCCCTTTGTCCTCAAGGAGCTCAAGGTCCCCGTCTATGGAACCCCCTTTACCCTGGCCCTGGTGCAGGAGAAACTACAGGAGCACAAAGGTATTGGTAAGGTAAAATTCAGAAAAGCGAGGCCAAGGGAACAGGTGAAGATCGGCCCCTTTCAGGTGGAGTTTATTCGAACCTGCCACAGCATCATCGACGGCGTGGGTCTGGGGATCACCACGCCGGTCGGGGTCTTGGTCCACACGGGTGATTTCAAGATAGATCAGGCCCCAGCTGGAGGGGATTTGACCGACCTGAGGAAGTTCGCCGAGTATGGGGAGAAAGGGGTATTGGTCCTGCTGTCCGATAGCACCAATGCCGAAAGGGAGGGGTATACCTTATCGGAGAGGGAAATCGGTCAAAAATTGGAGGAGATCATCAGGGTGAGCAAGGGGAGGGTCATCGTGGCGCTGTTTGCCTCCAACATTCAACGCATCCAACAGGTGATGGACATCGCAGCCGAATATGAGCGAAAGGTAGCCTTGGTGGGGAGAAATATCCTGACCAATACCAGGATCGCCAGAGAGCTGGGCTATATGCACTTTCCTCCCGACGGGGTGGTGGATGTTAAGAAGATAGATAAGTACCCCCCGGAAAAGTTGCTCCTGTTTACAACGGGGAGTCAAGGAGAGCCCATGTCGGCCCTGAGCCTCATGGCCATGGACAACCACAAGGATGTCCGGATACAAAAGGGGGACACTATCATCCTCTCCTCACGTTTTATCCCGGGCAATGAGAAGGCCATCACCCATATGATCAACCACCTCTGTCGCCGAGGAGCGGACGTCATCTACGAGAAGATATCCGCCATCCATGTATCCGGACATGGTTATCGCGAGGAGTTGAGGTCGATGCTCAATCTAATCCAACCCAAATATTTCATCCCCATCCATGGTGAGCACCGCCACCTGGTTCAACACATCCAATTGGCCAGAGAGGTGGGGATGGCCGAGGAAAGGTTGCTACTGGCCGAAGATGGGGATGTGATATCCTTTCATAATGGTGAGGGGAAGATCATCGACAGGGTGGAGGTGGGAAAGGTCTTTGTCGACGGTAAAGAGGTGGGGGATGTGGAAGATGTGGTCTTGAGGGACAGGAAGCAACTCTCCGAAGATGGAATGGTGATCCCCGTGATGGTCATCAATGAACGCACAGGGGAGGTTGTATCAGGGCCAGACATCATCTCCCGTGGGTTCCTCTTCGAGGAGAAAAAAGGTGAAGTCCTACAACAGGTCAAGGAGGTCATCAAGGAGGCCTTGAATGGCACCCCTCTGGAGTCTAAGACCGAAGAGTTCGAGGTGGAGGAACTGGTTCGCAGAGCCCTCAAGAGATTCTTCCGCAAAGAGATGGACCGCAGGCCCGTGATCATTCCTGTGATCATCGAGATGTAG